Proteins co-encoded in one Flavobacteriaceae bacterium MAR_2009_75 genomic window:
- a CDS encoding pyruvate dehydrogenase E2 component (dihydrolipoamide acetyltransferase): MAEIISMPRLSDTMEEGTVAKWLKSVGDKVEEGDILAEIETDKATMEFESFYEGTLLHIGIEEGDGAPVDSLLAIIGEEGEDISSLLNGESKSSTEEDDSDSEEKEEETSSEAEGESADDSEEAAEVPEGVEIIKMPRLSDTMEEGTVASWLKSVGDEVEEGDILAEIETDKATMEFESFYSGTLLHIGIQEGESSPVDAVLAVIGPKGTDVDAVLNSKPSSGKKKASSQEPKKEAPDDKKKVDESSPATNDGKRIFASPLAKKIAADKGIDLSSVSGTGDNGRIVKKDIENYTPSEKKEAPKSTDSAATAKAAAPVILPVGEEGSEEVKNSQMRKVIAKRLSESKFTAPHYYLTIEVDMSNAMASRKQINELPDTKVSFNDMVVKACAMALKKHPQVNTTWNGDTTRYNQHVHVGVAVAVDEGLVVPVLKFTDQMNLTQIGASVKDLAGRARNKKLTPAEMEGSTFTVSNLGMFGIVEFTSIINQPNSAILSVGAIVQKPVVKDGQIVVGNTMKVTLACDHRTVDGATGAQFLLTLRSYLENPVTMLA, encoded by the coding sequence ATGGCAGAGATAATAAGCATGCCCCGATTGAGCGATACCATGGAAGAAGGTACCGTGGCAAAATGGCTAAAGAGTGTTGGCGATAAAGTTGAAGAAGGAGATATATTAGCAGAAATCGAAACCGATAAGGCTACGATGGAGTTTGAATCTTTTTACGAAGGTACTTTACTTCATATCGGTATTGAGGAAGGTGATGGTGCTCCCGTAGACTCCCTTTTAGCTATTATTGGTGAAGAGGGTGAAGACATATCAAGCTTGCTGAACGGCGAAAGTAAATCATCAACGGAAGAAGATGATTCTGATTCTGAAGAAAAAGAAGAGGAAACATCGAGCGAAGCCGAAGGTGAATCTGCAGATGATTCGGAAGAAGCTGCTGAAGTGCCTGAGGGAGTTGAAATCATAAAGATGCCCCGATTGAGCGATACCATGGAAGAAGGTACGGTAGCTTCTTGGTTGAAAAGCGTTGGTGATGAGGTTGAGGAAGGAGATATTCTTGCCGAAATCGAAACCGATAAGGCTACGATGGAGTTTGAATCGTTCTATTCCGGAACTTTATTACATATCGGTATACAAGAAGGGGAGTCATCACCTGTTGATGCGGTTCTTGCTGTAATCGGACCAAAAGGAACCGATGTCGATGCTGTTTTGAATAGTAAACCTTCTTCGGGCAAGAAGAAAGCTTCGTCGCAAGAACCTAAAAAAGAAGCCCCGGACGATAAGAAGAAGGTTGATGAAAGTTCGCCTGCAACAAATGATGGAAAGCGAATATTTGCATCTCCATTGGCCAAGAAAATTGCGGCAGATAAGGGTATAGATTTATCCTCCGTTTCCGGTACTGGTGATAATGGTAGAATTGTCAAAAAAGATATCGAGAATTATACGCCTTCAGAAAAGAAGGAAGCACCAAAAAGTACAGATAGTGCTGCAACGGCCAAGGCTGCAGCTCCGGTAATTCTGCCTGTTGGTGAAGAGGGCAGTGAAGAGGTGAAGAATTCTCAGATGCGCAAGGTTATAGCTAAGCGTCTTTCAGAGTCTAAGTTTACGGCACCTCATTATTATTTGACTATTGAAGTTGATATGAGCAATGCCATGGCTTCCAGAAAACAAATCAATGAATTGCCCGATACCAAGGTTTCATTTAACGATATGGTAGTAAAAGCATGTGCGATGGCCTTGAAAAAACATCCACAAGTGAACACTACCTGGAACGGTGATACCACTCGATATAATCAACATGTTCATGTAGGTGTGGCAGTTGCCGTTGATGAAGGTCTTGTGGTTCCTGTACTGAAATTTACCGATCAAATGAACCTGACCCAAATAGGGGCATCGGTTAAAGATTTGGCAGGTAGGGCACGAAATAAAAAATTGACTCCCGCCGAAATGGAAGGTAGTACTTTTACGGTTTCGAACTTAGGTATGTTCGGTATTGTTGAATTCACCTCTATTATTAATCAACCGAATTCAGCAATTTTATCAGTTGGCGCCATTGTGCAAAAACCAGTTGTGAAAGACGGCCAAATTGTAGTTGGCAATACCATGAAAGTTACTTTGGCCTGTGACCATAGAACAGTAGACGGTGCTACCGGTGCTCAATTTTTACTGACTTTAAGATCATATTTAGAGAACCCGGTCACTATGTTGGCTTAA
- a CDS encoding excisionase family DNA binding protein, with protein MEVLKKVNKNLIVVHYDRNNFGELSDVVLALYLYNYLTDEYLSFEFDNSRYTESKAIKACTNEIQRLQSQGFIIVHWNQNRPEYGPQHINKRYKHLTGNDLGLDYGETQINLAGLLFDVYGDDYISHPRLDNLISLNNFKIEREGPLKNFERLNHIVKIFYAAQNETLKTKSNLALELEKKQEMIDRLKVELKLAQSDEKVLDRSEVIELLGVSEGTLSNWVRNNEIPYTRIGRRLFFLKSRILTKMAE; from the coding sequence ATGGAAGTTTTAAAGAAAGTGAATAAAAATTTGATAGTCGTACACTATGACCGGAATAATTTCGGAGAGTTATCCGATGTAGTACTTGCTCTTTACCTGTACAATTATCTTACAGATGAATACCTATCATTTGAGTTTGATAATTCTAGGTATACAGAAAGTAAAGCTATTAAAGCTTGTACAAACGAGATACAGAGATTACAAAGTCAAGGCTTTATAATAGTGCATTGGAATCAAAACAGACCGGAGTACGGGCCTCAACATATTAACAAAAGATATAAGCATCTGACCGGAAATGATTTAGGGCTAGATTACGGTGAAACACAAATAAACCTAGCAGGCTTACTATTTGATGTTTATGGAGATGACTACATCTCTCATCCTAGGTTAGACAACCTTATAAGCTTAAATAATTTTAAAATAGAGAGGGAGGGGCCTTTAAAGAATTTTGAACGACTGAACCATATAGTAAAAATATTCTATGCAGCTCAGAATGAAACCTTAAAAACCAAATCTAATCTAGCCTTAGAGCTAGAGAAAAAACAGGAAATGATCGACAGATTAAAGGTCGAATTAAAACTAGCTCAAAGCGATGAGAAAGTACTAGATCGATCTGAGGTTATAGAACTGTTAGGGGTAAGTGAAGGGACACTATCTAATTGGGTTAGAAATAATGAAATCCCCTATACGAGAATCGGACGAAGGCTTTTCTTTTTGAAGTCTCGAATACTAACCAAAATGGCCGAATAA
- a CDS encoding UDP-N-acetylmuramoyl-tripeptide--D-alanyl-D-alanine ligase — translation MEIAQLHQHFLEYPVVCTDTRKITNNCIFFALKGDNFNGNTYASEALNKGAALAIIDEKKYALSEKYILVEDVLRSLQELATFHRNYSKAKIISLTGSNGKTTTKELINAVLSKKYNTIATKGNLNNHIGVPLTLLSIQPDTELAVVEMGANHMKEIEFLCSLAQPDFGYITNFGKAHLEGFGSEQGIIKGKSELYDHLAHNDKPIFMNADDPVQVDKLGDYIKKYGFSTENHEYYQIEFLDANPFVRLKAEDVEIESQLIGNYNFTNCAAAVLMGKYFNIPLADIKSAIENYVPDNNRSQVIEKNGHRIILDAYNANPTSMKAALENFNQMNGKNKVAFLGDMFELGETAAEEHQSIANLVSNLNIQHTFLTGENFARSNGSIEKFESFDLLSAYLKENPLQEESLVLIKGSRGMALERILDLI, via the coding sequence ATGGAAATAGCGCAATTGCATCAACATTTTTTAGAATATCCCGTAGTCTGTACAGACACCAGAAAAATCACCAACAACTGTATTTTCTTCGCTTTAAAAGGTGATAATTTCAATGGGAATACCTATGCCTCCGAAGCTTTAAACAAAGGAGCTGCTTTGGCAATAATAGATGAAAAAAAGTATGCTCTATCAGAAAAATATATTTTGGTTGAAGATGTGCTAAGGTCATTACAAGAACTGGCGACTTTCCATAGGAATTATTCAAAAGCCAAAATCATCTCACTTACCGGAAGTAACGGAAAAACTACTACCAAAGAATTAATTAATGCCGTACTCTCTAAAAAATATAACACCATAGCAACCAAAGGCAACCTGAACAACCATATCGGCGTGCCTTTGACACTACTTTCCATTCAACCAGACACTGAACTGGCCGTAGTCGAAATGGGTGCAAACCACATGAAAGAAATTGAATTTCTATGTAGTTTGGCACAACCTGATTTTGGTTATATCACCAACTTCGGCAAGGCCCATCTAGAAGGCTTCGGAAGCGAGCAAGGTATTATCAAGGGTAAAAGTGAACTTTACGACCATCTTGCCCATAATGATAAGCCAATCTTTATGAATGCAGACGACCCTGTACAAGTTGATAAATTAGGAGATTATATAAAGAAATACGGTTTCAGTACCGAGAACCATGAATACTACCAAATAGAATTTTTAGACGCCAATCCGTTCGTAAGATTAAAAGCAGAAGATGTCGAAATAGAATCTCAGCTTATCGGAAACTATAATTTCACCAATTGTGCAGCTGCAGTTCTTATGGGCAAATACTTTAATATTCCGTTGGCCGATATTAAATCAGCGATTGAAAATTATGTACCCGATAACAATCGATCTCAGGTTATAGAGAAGAACGGCCATCGCATAATTTTAGATGCCTATAATGCCAACCCAACAAGTATGAAGGCCGCCTTGGAGAATTTTAATCAAATGAACGGCAAGAATAAGGTTGCTTTCTTAGGCGATATGTTTGAATTGGGTGAAACGGCAGCTGAAGAGCATCAGAGTATTGCAAACCTAGTTTCAAACCTAAATATTCAACATACTTTTCTAACGGGCGAGAACTTTGCTCGCTCGAATGGTTCGATAGAAAAATTTGAATCGTTCGATCTATTATCAGCTTATTTGAAAGAAAACCCCCTGCAAGAAGAAAGCCTTGTTCTCATCAAAGGTTCTAGAGGTATGGCTTTGGAAAGAATTCTAGATTTAATCTAG
- a CDS encoding short-subunit dehydrogenase, translating into MTNVIVTGSSRGIGYELAQLFADNGCKVLALSRNNVPVEKLGHENIESFPFDLSSSSDFQKLDNFLSNNWKSVDILINNAGSLLNKPFLETSSKEFEDVYKVNVFGVAEMTKTVLPYMPKEGHVVTVSSMGGVQGSMKFPGLSAYSSSKGAVITLTELWAEEFKETGPSFNVLALGAVQTEMLEEAFSGYKAPTTALEMANYIKDFALTGHKLYNGKMLQVSNSTP; encoded by the coding sequence ATGACAAATGTAATAGTAACGGGATCGAGCAGAGGTATTGGCTATGAGTTGGCTCAACTGTTCGCTGATAATGGTTGCAAGGTATTAGCCCTTTCTAGAAATAACGTGCCCGTTGAGAAGCTAGGGCATGAAAATATTGAAAGCTTTCCCTTTGATTTGTCTAGTTCGAGTGATTTTCAAAAGCTTGACAATTTTTTGAGCAACAATTGGAAAAGCGTCGATATTCTAATCAACAACGCAGGAAGTCTACTTAACAAGCCCTTTCTTGAAACTTCGAGTAAAGAGTTTGAGGATGTCTACAAAGTTAATGTTTTTGGTGTCGCCGAGATGACTAAAACAGTACTGCCATATATGCCTAAAGAGGGTCATGTGGTAACTGTTAGTTCTATGGGCGGTGTGCAGGGCAGTATGAAATTCCCCGGTCTTTCGGCTTACAGTTCAAGTAAGGGGGCGGTAATAACCTTAACCGAACTTTGGGCCGAAGAATTTAAAGAGACAGGACCGTCGTTTAATGTGTTGGCTTTGGGGGCTGTTCAGACCGAAATGCTTGAAGAAGCGTTTTCTGGGTATAAAGCTCCGACCACTGCTCTTGAGATGGCGAATTATATTAAGGATTTTGCCTTGACAGGGCATAAACTCTACAATGGCAAAATGTTGCAGGTCAGTAACAGTACCCCATGA
- a CDS encoding site-specific recombinase XerD, with amino-acid sequence MATINFLYRSTRPEAFLNLRLLYRAQDKTLPKGYKDFTIGAKTKTKVSSKYWNNQHNRRSKDIDIINLQREIKSELSSLESFVLTEFEKAQKIAVGKKWLQNTVDKFYQPNQSIQKIPQDLIGFFDYYIAEREREISVTSKRKLNVVKHKMERLESYLGSTIMIREIGDSFKKEFVDYYESQGYSKATTQRELGYIKTLCKFAKVKGLDTHNELINLKLKKESIRGPYLSFEELDKIKNAPLEHEYQENARDWLLISCYTGQRVSDFLRFTSEMLREEKGKLLLEFKQKKTQKLMTIPVLPEVKEVLEKREGNFPRPLSDQRYNEYIKEVCQEAKLFKKIKGKKKVNLDPESKKGKFRAIEGMFPKWELVSSHIGRRSFCTNYYGIIPTNFLMYISGHSTESIFLDYIGKSNKDLALEIADLFEVL; translated from the coding sequence ATGGCAACTATCAACTTTCTTTATCGCTCAACTAGACCTGAGGCTTTTTTAAATTTGAGACTTCTATATAGAGCGCAAGATAAAACGCTTCCTAAAGGATATAAGGATTTTACCATTGGAGCCAAGACAAAAACCAAGGTTTCAAGTAAGTATTGGAACAACCAACACAACAGAAGGTCAAAGGATATTGACATAATCAATCTTCAAAGAGAAATTAAATCAGAGTTGAGTAGTTTAGAAAGTTTTGTACTGACTGAATTTGAAAAAGCTCAAAAGATTGCCGTAGGTAAAAAATGGCTTCAAAATACAGTTGACAAATTCTACCAACCAAATCAATCCATTCAAAAAATACCTCAGGACCTAATAGGCTTCTTTGATTATTATATAGCGGAGAGGGAGAGAGAGATTTCCGTTACTTCAAAGAGAAAGCTGAATGTAGTTAAGCATAAAATGGAGCGACTTGAGAGTTATCTAGGCTCAACCATAATGATTAGAGAAATAGGAGACAGTTTCAAAAAGGAATTTGTTGACTACTATGAGTCTCAGGGTTATTCTAAAGCGACTACTCAAAGAGAATTAGGCTATATAAAGACCCTTTGCAAATTTGCTAAGGTTAAAGGACTTGACACTCATAACGAACTAATAAACCTTAAACTGAAAAAGGAATCAATAAGAGGCCCCTACCTCAGCTTTGAGGAATTAGACAAGATAAAGAATGCTCCACTTGAACATGAATATCAAGAAAATGCTAGGGATTGGCTTCTTATATCCTGTTATACAGGTCAGAGAGTTAGCGACTTCTTGAGATTTACCTCAGAAATGCTAAGAGAAGAGAAGGGAAAACTATTGCTTGAGTTTAAACAGAAAAAAACTCAGAAGCTTATGACTATACCCGTACTGCCTGAAGTAAAAGAAGTCTTAGAAAAGAGAGAAGGAAATTTTCCTAGACCATTATCCGACCAACGATACAACGAATATATAAAAGAGGTGTGTCAAGAGGCTAAGCTATTTAAAAAGATAAAAGGTAAGAAAAAAGTAAACCTAGACCCGGAAAGCAAGAAGGGTAAATTCAGGGCAATTGAAGGTATGTTTCCCAAGTGGGAATTAGTCTCAAGTCATATTGGCCGGAGAAGTTTTTGCACCAATTATTACGGTATAATACCAACCAACTTTTTAATGTATATCTCAGGCCATAGCACAGAGTCAATATTCCTTGATTACATAGGAAAATCAAATAAAGATCTCGCTCTTGAAATAGCAGACCTTTTTGAGGTTCTATAA
- a CDS encoding peptidase M28-like protein, giving the protein MRNSIIITVGLLAIACGTTKIDESVTLESESAVKFDRSLMIVPQKPSDLEGIEMTMASPQAQFTSVAQVEAMMNFLASDELQGRDTGSDGIAKAADFIENIFKENGVAPYFEDYRDMLSNFDQPAYNMVGYIEGNDPNLKNEFIIIGAHYDHIGLIEEENGDKIANGANDNATGTTTVLELARYFGEAKTNKRSLIFALFSAEEKGLLGSKHLAQKLKNENLNLYAMLNFEMVGVPLQDKDHLTYLTGYEESNLAEIANSYSSETFAGFLPKAKEFNLFKRSDNYPFHEAFGVPSQTFCTFDFTNFNHYHKVGDEVSEMNFEHMASLINKSIPVIEGITNAATKEIKYN; this is encoded by the coding sequence ATGAGAAATAGCATAATTATAACTGTCGGTCTTTTGGCAATTGCCTGTGGTACCACTAAAATTGACGAGTCGGTAACTTTAGAAAGTGAAAGTGCCGTGAAATTTGACCGTAGCTTGATGATTGTGCCCCAAAAGCCGAGCGATTTAGAGGGTATAGAAATGACTATGGCTTCACCGCAAGCTCAATTTACGAGTGTCGCTCAAGTTGAGGCTATGATGAATTTTTTAGCTTCAGACGAGTTACAGGGGCGTGATACAGGTAGTGATGGTATAGCTAAGGCCGCTGATTTTATCGAAAATATTTTCAAAGAAAATGGAGTCGCTCCTTATTTCGAAGACTATCGAGATATGCTCTCCAACTTTGACCAGCCCGCTTATAATATGGTGGGGTATATTGAAGGTAATGATCCAAACTTGAAAAACGAGTTTATCATCATAGGGGCGCATTATGATCATATTGGTTTAATAGAAGAGGAAAATGGAGATAAAATAGCTAATGGTGCTAACGATAATGCAACGGGAACGACTACAGTTCTTGAATTGGCCAGATATTTTGGTGAGGCCAAGACCAATAAGCGCAGCCTTATTTTTGCATTGTTCAGTGCAGAAGAAAAAGGTTTGCTCGGATCTAAGCATTTAGCGCAAAAACTAAAAAATGAAAATTTAAACCTGTACGCAATGTTGAATTTCGAAATGGTTGGTGTACCGTTACAAGATAAAGACCATTTAACTTATTTGACCGGATATGAAGAATCGAATTTGGCCGAGATAGCAAATAGTTACTCATCAGAAACCTTTGCGGGTTTTTTACCAAAAGCTAAGGAGTTTAATTTGTTCAAGCGCTCCGATAATTATCCTTTTCATGAGGCTTTCGGCGTGCCTTCCCAGACTTTTTGCACTTTTGATTTCACCAATTTCAATCATTACCATAAAGTAGGAGACGAAGTTTCAGAGATGAATTTTGAACACATGGCCAGCCTGATTAATAAAAGTATTCCTGTTATTGAGGGTATCACTAATGCGGCGACCAAGGAGATAAAATATAATTAA
- a CDS encoding excisionase family DNA binding protein encodes MDNVIFSTEKIDKLVETIAEAVSLKLKAESKNKSSTDEDELLTRDEASKLLKIDQSTLYHWTKSGRISAYAIGARRYYKKNELLQSLKPM; translated from the coding sequence ATGGACAATGTAATTTTTAGTACTGAGAAAATTGACAAGTTAGTGGAGACTATCGCAGAGGCCGTCTCCCTCAAATTGAAAGCAGAATCAAAGAATAAGTCTTCAACAGATGAGGATGAACTTCTGACAAGAGATGAAGCTAGTAAACTCTTAAAAATAGATCAATCCACTTTATACCATTGGACAAAAAGCGGCAGAATTTCCGCTTATGCAATTGGTGCCCGAAGGTATTATAAAAAAAATGAATTACTACAAAGCTTAAAACCGATGTAA
- a CDS encoding pyruvate dehydrogenase E1 component alpha subunit: MKKITKEVYLKWYEDMLFWRKFEDKLAQVYIQQKVRGFLHLYNGQEAVLAGALHAMDLTKDRMITAYRNHVQPIGMGVDPKAVMAELYGKVTGTSKGMGGSMHIFSKEHRFHGGHGIVGGQIPLGAGMAFGDKYFGRDNVTLCYMGDGAVRQGSFHEAMNLAMLWQLPVVFICENNGYAMGTSVARTSHSTEIWKLGLGYEMPCGPVDGMNPETVAQEMSKAIERARSGGGPTFLEMKTYRYRGHSMSDAQHYRTKEEVKEYQKIDPITQVLDVIKENNYATDEEIKKIDDDVKKRVAECEKFADESEYPPVQQLYDMVYEQEDFPFVQHK; encoded by the coding sequence ATGAAAAAAATTACCAAAGAAGTATATCTCAAGTGGTATGAAGATATGTTGTTTTGGCGCAAGTTCGAAGATAAACTGGCCCAAGTATACATTCAACAAAAGGTTAGAGGTTTTTTGCACTTATATAATGGTCAAGAGGCTGTGTTGGCGGGTGCTTTGCATGCCATGGATCTCACCAAAGACCGTATGATAACCGCATATAGAAACCATGTGCAGCCGATAGGTATGGGTGTGGATCCCAAAGCGGTTATGGCTGAGCTTTACGGCAAAGTAACCGGTACCTCTAAAGGTATGGGAGGTTCTATGCATATATTTTCAAAAGAACATCGTTTTCATGGTGGGCACGGTATAGTTGGGGGCCAGATTCCTCTAGGTGCCGGTATGGCGTTTGGAGATAAGTACTTTGGAAGGGATAACGTAACCCTTTGTTATATGGGTGACGGTGCCGTAAGACAAGGTTCTTTTCATGAGGCTATGAACTTGGCTATGCTGTGGCAACTTCCGGTGGTATTTATTTGTGAGAATAATGGCTATGCGATGGGTACTTCTGTGGCTAGAACATCACATTCTACTGAAATCTGGAAATTAGGTTTAGGCTACGAAATGCCTTGCGGACCTGTTGATGGAATGAACCCCGAGACTGTAGCTCAAGAAATGAGTAAAGCGATCGAAAGAGCTCGAAGTGGTGGTGGTCCAACATTTTTAGAGATGAAGACTTACCGTTATAGAGGGCATTCAATGTCTGATGCACAACATTATAGGACCAAGGAAGAAGTAAAGGAATATCAAAAGATAGACCCGATTACCCAAGTTCTTGACGTCATAAAAGAAAATAACTACGCGACCGACGAGGAAATCAAGAAGATTGATGACGATGTGAAAAAGCGCGTGGCCGAGTGCGAAAAATTTGCAGATGAGTCAGAGTACCCACCTGTACAGCAATTGTACGATATGGTCTATGAGCAAGAGGATTTTCCGTTTGTACAACATAAATAA
- a CDS encoding protein involved in gliding motility GldJ, giving the protein MKKQFIKVVLSCAVVAGGFTVTSCKNSGSSKDVSRATGWKINSKEGGFQYNTDFKEQETAPGLVFVEGGTFTKGKVQDDVMHDWNNTPTSQHVQSFYMDETEVTNVMYLEYLDYLKSVYPPENPKYTNIYKGALPDTLVWRNRLGFNETMTNNYLRHPAYAEYPVVGVNWVQATQFAEWRTDRVNEVMLEREGYLAKDAKYQAATGEVAGTFSTEAYLNRPESVYNGQIDSLQGKQKKDSVNTYAKRSSGVIMPEYRLPTETEWEYAAQANQGTREYNNYRGRKKYPWEGDYTRNGQRVGRGDQLANFKQGKGDYGGIAGWSDDGADITAQVMSYKPNDLGLYDMAGNVAEWVADVYRPIVDDEVSDFNYYRGNIYMKTAIGEDGKVNVLRDSIVYDTLPTGKIVAVNLPGEIAMVPVGEEETYLRTNFSSSDNRGYRDGDPGSSRFFDRFSEEDDEEDANLKMYNAPKHKVERDSVGDLVRQYDKSNNRTSLINDEVRVYKGGSWRDRAYWLDPAQRRYMPQYMATDNIGFRCAMSRVGSKSKTKNKTPRGKKVR; this is encoded by the coding sequence ATGAAAAAACAGTTTATCAAAGTTGTACTTTCTTGTGCAGTGGTTGCAGGAGGTTTTACGGTTACCAGCTGTAAAAATTCCGGATCATCCAAAGACGTGTCGCGAGCCACAGGATGGAAAATAAACTCCAAAGAAGGTGGTTTTCAATATAATACCGACTTTAAAGAGCAAGAAACCGCTCCTGGTCTAGTATTCGTTGAAGGAGGAACTTTTACAAAAGGTAAAGTTCAGGACGACGTTATGCATGATTGGAACAACACCCCTACATCACAACACGTACAGTCTTTTTATATGGACGAGACCGAGGTGACCAATGTAATGTATTTAGAATATCTTGATTATTTGAAAAGTGTTTATCCTCCAGAAAATCCGAAATACACTAATATTTATAAAGGTGCATTGCCGGACACTTTGGTATGGAGAAACAGATTAGGCTTTAACGAAACCATGACGAACAACTACTTACGCCATCCGGCTTACGCTGAGTATCCGGTTGTAGGGGTTAATTGGGTTCAAGCTACGCAATTCGCAGAATGGCGAACCGATCGTGTAAACGAAGTTATGTTAGAGCGCGAAGGTTATTTGGCCAAAGATGCCAAGTACCAAGCTGCAACGGGTGAAGTTGCCGGTACATTCAGCACAGAAGCCTATTTAAACAGACCAGAATCTGTTTACAACGGTCAGATTGACTCTTTACAAGGCAAGCAAAAGAAAGACAGTGTAAATACGTATGCTAAAAGAAGCAGTGGTGTTATTATGCCCGAATACAGGCTACCTACCGAAACAGAATGGGAATACGCCGCTCAAGCGAACCAAGGAACTAGAGAATACAATAACTATAGAGGTAGAAAAAAATACCCATGGGAAGGAGATTACACCCGTAACGGACAACGTGTAGGTAGAGGTGATCAATTGGCCAACTTTAAACAAGGAAAAGGTGACTATGGCGGAATCGCAGGTTGGTCAGACGATGGTGCCGATATTACAGCTCAGGTAATGTCTTACAAGCCTAACGATTTAGGTCTTTACGATATGGCCGGTAACGTAGCCGAGTGGGTTGCAGATGTATATCGCCCTATAGTTGACGATGAAGTTAGTGATTTCAACTACTACCGTGGTAACATCTATATGAAAACAGCTATAGGTGAAGATGGTAAAGTAAACGTACTTAGAGATTCGATTGTTTATGATACACTTCCTACAGGTAAAATTGTTGCCGTAAACCTTCCAGGCGAGATTGCAATGGTGCCAGTAGGTGAAGAAGAAACATATTTAAGAACAAACTTCTCTTCTAGTGACAATAGAGGTTATAGAGATGGCGATCCAGGGTCTTCTAGATTCTTCGACAGGTTTAGTGAGGAAGATGATGAGGAAGATGCCAACCTAAAAATGTACAACGCCCCAAAACATAAAGTAGAGCGCGACTCCGTAGGTGATTTAGTTCGTCAATATGACAAGTCGAACAACAGAACCAGTTTGATCAACGATGAGGTTCGTGTTTATAAAGGCGGTTCTTGGCGAGATAGGGCATATTGGTTAGACCCTGCCCAAAGAAGGTATATGCCTCAGTATATGGCTACCGATAATATCGGATTCCGATGTGCAATGTCAAGGGTAGGTTCAAAATCTAAAACCAAGAACAAAACTCCAAGAGGCAAGAAGGTAAGATAA
- a CDS encoding cytidine deaminase, whose protein sequence is MKKEKIEFELTIFDGFDELSDDSKYLMNQAVEARRNAYAPYSKFQVGAAVLLENDEIIIGNNQENASYPSGLCAERVAMFYAGAKYPGVVIKSVAITATSKNYQVQTAAAPCGNCRQAMSEYEVKQKSPIKVLLMGESGPVYQCDSIADILPLGFDSSYL, encoded by the coding sequence ATGAAAAAGGAAAAAATCGAGTTTGAGTTAACTATTTTTGATGGTTTTGATGAACTCTCGGATGATAGTAAATATCTCATGAACCAGGCTGTGGAAGCTCGTAGAAATGCCTATGCGCCTTATTCTAAATTTCAAGTAGGTGCTGCCGTGTTGTTAGAGAATGATGAAATCATAATTGGCAACAATCAAGAGAATGCATCTTACCCTTCGGGGTTGTGTGCCGAAAGGGTAGCCATGTTTTATGCCGGAGCCAAATACCCTGGGGTGGTCATCAAGTCTGTAGCTATTACCGCAACTTCCAAAAACTATCAAGTTCAAACTGCCGCTGCACCATGTGGAAATTGTCGACAAGCGATGTCAGAATATGAGGTGAAGCAAAAATCACCTATTAAGGTTCTTTTAATGGGGGAGAGCGGACCTGTATACCAGTGTGACTCTATTGCAGATATACTACCTTTGGGTTTTGATAGCTCTTATTTGTAG